A DNA window from Medicago truncatula cultivar Jemalong A17 unplaced genomic scaffold, MtrunA17r5.0-ANR MtrunA17Chr0c01, whole genome shotgun sequence contains the following coding sequences:
- the LOC25479383 gene encoding lysine-rich arabinogalactan protein 19: protein MATMFWVMTLLSLSCLLGFNAQAPATAPTKLPPTTPTAITPVTTQPPTVVASPPITSQPPVTVAPKSAPVTSPAPKIAPASSPKVPPPQPPKSSPVSTPTLPPPLPPPPKISPTPVQTPPAPAPVKATPVPAPAPAKQAPTPAPATSPPIPAPTPAIEAPVPAPESSKHKRRRHRHKHRRHQAPAPAPTVIHKSPPAPPTDTTADSDTAPAPAPSLNLNGAPSNHLQGGNIWTTIGFAITVFLAVTGYSF, encoded by the exons ATGGCTACAATGTTCTGGGTTATGACTTTACTAAGCCTCAGTTGCCTGCTAGGATTCAACGCCCAAGCACCAGCAACTGCACCAACAAAGTTGCCACCTACAACCCCGACGGCAATAACACCGGTCACGACACAACCACCTACCGTGGTGGCATCTCCTCCCATCACAAGCCAACCACCTGTTACCGTGGCACCCAAATCTGCTCCAGTTACATCACCAGCTCCAAAAATTGCACCAGCTTCAAGCCCAAAAGTCCCACCACCTCAACCACCAAAAAGTTCACCTGTCTCAACTCCAACATTGCCACCACCGTTGCCACCACCACCAAAGATATCACCAACACCAGTCCAAACACCACCAGCCCCTGCACCAGTAAAGGCAACACCGGTGCCAGCACCTGCACCCGCAAAGCAAGCGCCAACTCCTGCACCTGCTACCTCACCACCAATACCCGCACCAACGCCTGCAATAGAAGCACCTGTACCAGCACCTGAGTCCTCCAAGCACAAGAGAAGAAGACATAGACACAAGCACAGGAGACATCAAGCACCAGCTCCAGCACCAACCGTTATTCACAAGAGTCCCCCTGCACCACCAACTGACACTACAGCAGATTCCGACACAGCACCGGCACCAGCACCTAGTCttaatttg AATGGTGCACCATCAAACCATCTTCAAGGGGGAAATATATGGACAACAATTGGATTTGCTATTACTGTTTTTCTAGCAGTAACGGGCTACAGCTTCTAG
- the LOC25479382 gene encoding phosphoenolpyruvate carboxylase 4, which yields MTDTTDDIAEEMSFQGFDDDCKLLGNLLKDVLQREVGIDFVEKLAKIRILAQSACNMRQGGIEEMAELLEKQLASELSKMNLEEAQTLARAFSHYLTMMSIAETHHKVRKGVNMANFAKSCDDVFRQLLQDGISQDDLYNTVCKQAVEIVLTAHPTQINRRTLQYKHIKIAHLLDYNDRPDLGPEDREMVIEDLVREITSIWQTDELRRQKPTPVDEARAGLNIVEQSLWKAVPHYLRRVSNALKKHTGKPLPLTCTPIKFGSWMGGDRDGNPNVTAKVTKDVSLLSRWMATDLYIREVDSLRFELSMKRCSDKLSRLAHEILEDNRSPSKNPNQTVSLLPSKLPSRAHLPSCAVNGESDHPRLDIPGADYNQVNNKDADGKSSTSTVSNAGSSNSHASPTSAASIPRSPSSNSNQQLLAQRKLFAESQIGRSSFQKLLEPKLPHLPGIAPYRIVLGNVKDKLQRTRRRLELLLEDCPCELDPSDYYETTEQLLEPLLLCYESMQSCGAGAGVLADGRLADLIRRVSTFGMVLMKLDLRQESARHAETLDAITKYLDMGTYSEWNEEKKLDFLTKELKGKRPLVPPSIEVAPDVKEVLDTFRVSAEIGSDALGAYVISMASNASDVLAVELLQKDARLTVCGELGRECPAGTLRVVPLFETVKDLRGAGSVIRKLLSIDWYRQHIIKNHNGQQEVMVGYSDSGKDAGRFTAAWELYKAQEDVVAACKEYGIKVTLFHGRGGSVGRGGGPTYLAIQSQPPGSVMGTLRSTEQGEMVQAKFGLPQTSVRQLEIYTTAVLLATLRPPLPPREEKWRNLMEDISKISCQCYRSTVYENPEFLTYFNEATPQAELGFLNIGSRPTRRKATTGIGHLRAIPWIFAWTQTRFVLPAWLGVGAGLKGACEKGQTDELKAMYKEWPFFQSIIDLIEMVLGKADISIAKQYDEALVSEKRQELGCQLRNELITTEKFVTVICGHDKLLQNNRALRKLIENRLPFLNPLNMLQVEILKRLRRDDDKLKARDVLLITINGIAAGMRNTG from the exons ATGACGGACACTACTGATGACATTGCCGAGGAAATGTCCTTCCAAGGCTTCGACGATGACTGTAAGTTGCTTGGAAATCTTCTCAAAGATGTTTTACAAAGGGAAGTTGGCATCGACTTTGTTGAAAAACTTGCAAAAATTCGAATCCTTGCACAG AGTGCTTGTAATATGAGACAGGGAGGAATTGAGGAGATGGCAGAGCTGTTGGAGAAGCAGTTGGCTTCAGAGTTATCCAAGATGAACTTAGAAGAAGCTCAAACACTTGCTCGTGCATTCAGTCACTATCTTACTATGATGAGCATAGCTGAAACTCATCACAAGGTTCGAAAAGGCGTAAACATGGCAAATTTTGCAAAATCTTGTGATGATGTGTTTCGCCAGCTTTTGCAAGATGGGATTTCTCAAGATGACCTTTATAATACAGTTTGCAAACAG GCGGTTGAAATCGTTCTTACAGCTCATCCCACACAAATTAATCGACGTACCTTGCAATACAAACATATAAAGATTGCT CATCTTTTGGATTATAATGACCGACCTGATCTTGGTCCTGAAGATCGAGAAATGGTGATAGAAGATCTG GTGAGAGAGATAACGTCAATATGGCAGACAGACGAGCTTAGACGTCAGAAACCTACTCCAGTTGATGAAGCTAGAGCTG GATTGAACATTGTGGAGCAGTCACTATGGAAAGCTGTTCCTCATTATTTACGTCGAGTCAGCAATGCTTTAAAGAAG CACACCGGAAAACCACTTCCATTGACTTGCACTCCCATAAAATTTGGATCTTGGATGGGAGGTGATAGAGATGGAAACCCAAATGTCACAGCAAAG GTTACAAAAGATGTTTCGCTTTTGTCAAGATGGATGGCAACCGACCTCTATATTCGGGAAGTGGATAGTCTGAGATTTGAGTTATCCATGAAGAGGTGCTCTGATAAATTGTCTAGATTGGCACATGAAATTCTAGAAG ACAATAGAAGTCCGTCAAAAAATCCAAATCAGACGGTTTCATTACTTCCATCTAAACTTCCATCTAGAGCTCATTTACCTTCTTGTGCTG TAAATGGTGAATCTGATCATCCAAGACTCGACATCCCTGGTGCTGATTACAATCAAGTCAATAACAAG GATGCTGATGGTAAGAGTTCGACTTCAACTGTGAGCAATGCTGGAAGTTCCAATAGTCATGCATCTCCAACAAGTGCAGCGAGCATTCCACGATCTCCTTCTTCCAACTCTAATCAACAACTTCTTGCTCAAAGGAAATTGTTTGCAGAATCCCAAATAGGAAGATCCAGTTTTCAGAAGCTTTTGGAGCCAAAACTCCCTCATCTTCCTGGAATTGCTCCTTATAGAATTGTCCTTGGGAATGTAAAAGATAAG CTACAGAGAACTCGTAGACGATTGGAACTGCTTCTAGAGGATTGTCCATGTGAACTTGATCCTTCTGATTACTATGAAACAACCGAACAGCTTTTGGAACCTCTGCTCCTCTGTTATGAATCTATG CAATCTTGTGGAGCTGGAGCTGGTGTGTTAGCTGATGGTCGACTTGCTGATCTGATCCGTAGAGTTTCTACCTTTGGCATGGTGTTAATGAAGCTTGACTTGCGTCAG GAATCTGCCAGACATGCTGAAACACTTGATGCAATTACCAAGTATTTGGATATGGGCACATACAGTGAAtggaatgaagaaaaaaaactggaCTTCTTAACCAAAGAGCTTAAAGGGAAGAGGCCACTAGTTCCTCCTAGTATAGAG GTTGCTCCAGATGTTAAAGAAGTCCTAGATACGTTTCGAGTTTCTGCAGAGATAGGGAGTGATGCACTTGGAGCATATGTGATCTCTATGGCCTCAAAT GCAAGTGATGTCCTTGCAGTAGAGCTCTTACAGAAGGATGCACGTCTTACAGTTTGTGGAGAATTAGGAAGAGAATGTCCGGCTGGAAC GCTTCGGGTGGTTCCTCTCTTTGAAACTGTTAAGGACCTCAGAGGAGCTGGTTCCGTTATCAGAAAACTTCTATCAATAGATTGGTACCGCCAACATATCATTAAAAACCATAATGGACAGCAAGAG GTAATGGTTGGGTATTCTGATTCTGGTAAAGATGCTGGGCGCTTTACCGCTGCTTGGGAACTTTACAAAGCTCAAGAGGATGTAGTGGCTGCTTGCAAAGAGTACGGTATTAAGGTTACTTTATTCCATGGCCGTGGAGGGAGTGTTGGTCGTGGCGGAGGCCCAACTTATCTGGCTATTCAGTCCCAGCCACCTGGCTCTGTAATG GGAACCCTTCGGTCTACTGAACAGGGAGAGATGGTGCAGGCCAAGTTTGGTTTGCCACAAACATCTGTTAGACAACTTGAAATATACACAACAGCGGTGCTACTTGCTACCCTTCGTCCCCCTCTACCACCCCGAGAAGAAAAATGGCGTAATCTCATGGAAGACATTTCGAAAATCAGTTGCCAATGTTACCGCAGTACAGTCTATGAAAATCCAGAATTCCTCACCTACTTCAATGAGGCCACGCCTCAAGCAGAGCTTGGATTCCTGAACATAGGTAGCCGCCCCACGAGAAGAAAGGCCACAACAGGAATCGGACACCTTCGTGCCATTCCCTGGATATTCGCATGGACTCAAACCAGATTTGTTCTTCCTGCTTGGCTTGGAGTTGGAGCAGGTTTGAAAGGTGCTTGCGAGAAAGGACAAACAGACGAGCTAAAAGCCATGTACAAAGAGTGGCCTTTCTTTCAAAGCATAATAGACCTGATTGAGATGGTTTTGGGAAAAGCCGACATTTCTATTGCAAAGCAGTATGATGAGGCACTTGTTTCAGAGAAGAGACAAGAACTTGGTTGTCAGCTAAGGAACGAGCTCATTACAACTGAGAAGTTTGTAACAGTTATTTGTGGGCACGACAAACTTCTGCAGAATAATAGGGCATTGAggaagttgattgaaaatagaCTTCCTTTTCTCAACCCCTTGAACATGTTGCAGGTAGAGATACTTAAGAGGTTAAGACGTGATGACGATAAACTTAAAGCAAGAGATGTTCTCCTTATCACCATTAATGGTATTGCTGCCGGGATGAGGAACACCGGATAA